GTGGCAGGTACACCGGCATCGGCTGTTGGAACGTCACTGTTGATAGCCTGGTCGTGGATTTGGGCCGCCGCAGTTACTTCTGTGGCTGGCTTGGGCGCCTTGTCGGATTCCCACTGTTGCCAAAGCAAAAAGCTGACAAACAGCAGGCCGATGAGCAATAGATTGCGTTGTGATTCCATAGCCTTATTTATTACACCTGTCTTTTTTCGGAGGGACGGGATCGTTGCCGCCCGGATGTAAAGGGTGACATTTTAATATGCGTTTGGCTGCAAACCAACTGCCTTTTATAACACCGTGAAGCTGGATGGCTTCAATGGCGTAATGTGAGCAAGTTGGCTGAAAACGACACTTAGGCCCAAGGATTGGGCTGATAAATATTTGGTAGCCGCGAATAAGCTTGGTGGCTAGCCATTGAAACGGCGACTGAGTTTGCGCCATAGCTTATCTACCAGCTTGTGAAGTTCGGGATTCTCCAAATCCATAACCCCTTTGCGAACCAGCACAACTATGTCCAATGAAGGCAGGTCGTGTTGATGCATTCTGAAGCTTTCCCTAATCACCCGTTTAACCCGGTTGCGGTCATGGGCGCGTTTAACCTGTTTTTTTGGCACAGT
This sequence is a window from Shewanella zhangzhouensis. Protein-coding genes within it:
- the yidD gene encoding membrane protein insertion efficiency factor YidD, which gives rise to MAQTQSPFQWLATKLIRGYQIFISPILGPKCRFQPTCSHYAIEAIQLHGVIKGSWFAAKRILKCHPLHPGGNDPVPPKKDRCNK
- the rnpA gene encoding ribonuclease P protein component yields the protein MTSYTFTRELRLLTPAQFQAVFTNPIKASSAEITLLATPNTQEHPRVGLTVPKKQVKRAHDRNRVKRVIRESFRMHQHDLPSLDIVVLVRKGVMDLENPELHKLVDKLWRKLSRRFNG